Proteins from one Streptomyces sp. NBC_00390 genomic window:
- a CDS encoding L,D-transpeptidase, whose product MEKRVMTESKRRRGLMVASAVLGGVLVLSACSDDGDKSGGTQDTSQAKADEAAAKDTSKARIAISPKNGATNASINNAAKVTVSDGTLTEVTMTTADGAPVQGTLAAGGKSWKPDGQLQRSTTYKIAAVAKDAKGLEAHENASFTTVSPANSFIGNFTPEDGSTVGVGMPVSINFNKAITDKKAVQSGITVTSSSGQEVVGHWFNPQRLDFRPDQYWQAGSTVTLKLELDGVEGAPGVVGVQQKTVTFKIGRNQVSVVDAAAKTLTVTQDGKTVKTIPISAGSPDNPTYNGQMVISEKFKETRMNGATVGFTDDDGKGEYDIKDVPHAMRLSTSGTFIHGNYWGADSVFGSVNTSHGCVGLNDVKGAGDPNQPAAWFFDNSIVGDVVVVKNSKDTTIKPDNGLNGWNLNWAQWKAASAV is encoded by the coding sequence ATGGAGAAGCGTGTGATGACGGAAAGCAAGCGGCGCCGGGGCCTGATGGTCGCCTCCGCGGTACTCGGCGGCGTGCTGGTGCTTTCGGCCTGCTCCGACGACGGGGACAAGTCGGGCGGCACCCAGGACACATCACAGGCCAAGGCCGACGAGGCGGCCGCCAAGGACACCTCCAAGGCCCGAATAGCGATCTCGCCCAAGAACGGCGCGACCAACGCCAGCATCAACAACGCGGCCAAGGTCACCGTCAGCGACGGCACCCTGACCGAGGTCACGATGACCACGGCCGACGGCGCGCCGGTGCAGGGCACCCTCGCGGCCGGCGGCAAGAGCTGGAAGCCCGACGGGCAGCTGCAGCGCTCGACCACCTACAAGATCGCCGCGGTGGCGAAGGACGCCAAGGGCCTCGAGGCCCACGAGAACGCGTCGTTCACGACCGTCTCGCCCGCCAACAGCTTCATCGGCAACTTCACGCCGGAGGACGGCTCCACCGTCGGCGTCGGCATGCCGGTCTCGATCAACTTCAACAAGGCGATCACCGACAAGAAGGCCGTCCAGTCCGGGATCACCGTGACCTCCAGCAGCGGTCAGGAGGTCGTCGGCCACTGGTTCAACCCCCAGCGCCTCGACTTCCGCCCCGACCAGTACTGGCAGGCCGGCTCGACCGTCACCCTGAAGCTCGAACTGGACGGCGTCGAGGGCGCGCCCGGTGTCGTCGGTGTCCAGCAGAAGACGGTCACCTTCAAGATCGGCCGGAACCAGGTCTCCGTCGTCGACGCCGCCGCCAAGACCCTGACGGTCACCCAGGACGGCAAGACGGTCAAGACCATTCCGATCTCCGCCGGTTCGCCCGACAACCCGACCTACAACGGTCAGATGGTGATCTCCGAGAAGTTCAAGGAGACCCGGATGAACGGTGCGACGGTCGGCTTCACCGACGACGACGGCAAGGGCGAGTACGACATCAAGGACGTCCCGCACGCGATGCGGCTGTCCACGTCGGGCACCTTCATCCACGGCAACTACTGGGGTGCCGACTCGGTCTTCGGCTCCGTCAACACCAGCCACGGCTGTGTGGGCCTGAACGACGTCAAGGGCGCGGGCGACCCGAACCAGCCCGCCGCCTGGTTCTTCGACAACTCGATCGTCGGTGACGTGGTCGTCGTCAAGAACTCCAAGGACACCACCATCAAGCCCGACAACGGCCTGAACGGCTGGAACCTGAACTGGGCGCAGTGGAAGGCCGCCTCCGCCGTCTGA